A genomic stretch from Kribbella jejuensis includes:
- a CDS encoding YjbQ family protein — protein MYSELIDVETGGSEVVFDLTSRCEQFVAAEAHQAQGDGLLHLFVPHATAGIAILETGAGSDADLLAVLEQVLPRDFGWRHRHGTPGHGRDHVLPAFVPPFASIPVLEGRMMLGTWQSICLVDTNVDNPRRQVRLSWLPG, from the coding sequence ATGTACTCCGAGCTGATCGACGTCGAGACCGGTGGTTCCGAGGTCGTCTTCGACCTGACCAGCAGGTGTGAGCAGTTCGTTGCCGCCGAGGCCCACCAGGCCCAGGGCGACGGACTGCTCCACCTGTTCGTACCGCACGCGACCGCCGGGATCGCCATCCTCGAGACCGGAGCCGGCAGCGACGCCGACCTGCTCGCGGTGCTCGAGCAGGTGCTGCCGCGCGACTTCGGCTGGCGGCATCGGCACGGAACGCCGGGGCACGGACGCGATCACGTCCTGCCCGCGTTCGTACCTCCGTTCGCCAGCATCCCGGTGCTCGAGGGCCGGATGATGCTCGGAACCTGGCAGTCGATCTGCCTGGTCGACACGAACGTCGACAATCCGCGGCGCCAGGTCCGGCTTTCCTGGCTACCGGGTTAA
- a CDS encoding ATP-binding protein yields MSDRDGRADGRRVFAELLLDSRVQAGLSQEELADRAGLSVRSIREMEAGRVARPRKDSVRLLASALGLQDVAEFLRAAGHGRPVAPTAPTVSVAVAAPTGLRWRGTRPIPDGLVGREQDLHELEGLLRQNRLVTLVGPGGVGKTELALAAADRFSGADTTVVVVDLTTVQRDAAVPSAILDAFGTAPGTSDLDDVLSGRRPGDLVIVEDNAEHVLDGVAKVANRMVRSFPGIGVLVTSRIPLGLPDEVVRRVQVLGVPANDEDFEEIAASPAVEMFTRRVTRVRPDFELTPANAPTVARLCRRLDGLPLALELAAARAGSLSVETILAALDDRFRLLSGPRRFGAPHQRTLADTIAWSVDGLSDPARQLLYRTSVLGSPFTLEAVAGVCTGTPIHELDVPMLLAELVEKSLLQPVHEFEQLYGARYKLLETIREHAYGGLSSQGDDLTEFRDRAVEWCTTYVSGLEGAWSSPDRDRRYRAAHANSALFEVALERAAELGEWDAAARIVLGFRIAWQYQASVAESGIRWATLCASNVSDEETSGRLLAIAGRLSSLTGDIHGARRHYEEARKLIPGETEMGLVARGGWVSSGSHLLDTQSLAEIPALVEDARKHGDLQRSATVQATCGLALLRWGRLEEARELLLAWEAALVNPGVYPDEIAYMALSRVDLELGNLAGARHWALLARDSQASDDPERTKVAGCLAMVEFHDGQYDEARELLDQADADIRGHRGYFDYLVMLYRSRLARAAGEVEQARLAVLDALNRLLLEGRVVYLLEVLPEPVAVLHALGRSEAGDAICGDLLSWQRTMDPPMLPTAWAVLQESCQSATASDGWPQPDPAAAVQRLANDVLAALS; encoded by the coding sequence GTGTCGGACAGGGATGGCCGGGCGGACGGGCGGCGGGTTTTCGCCGAACTGTTGCTCGACTCGAGGGTCCAGGCAGGCCTTTCCCAGGAGGAGCTGGCCGACCGGGCCGGGCTGAGTGTGCGCTCGATCCGGGAGATGGAGGCCGGCCGGGTCGCGCGCCCGCGGAAGGACTCGGTCCGGCTGCTCGCCTCCGCTCTGGGACTCCAGGACGTGGCCGAGTTCCTGCGGGCCGCGGGGCACGGGCGTCCCGTTGCTCCGACCGCACCGACCGTCTCGGTGGCGGTCGCGGCTCCGACCGGTCTGCGCTGGCGCGGTACGCGTCCGATCCCGGACGGGCTGGTCGGGCGTGAGCAGGACCTGCACGAGCTCGAGGGGCTGCTGCGGCAGAACCGGCTCGTCACGCTCGTGGGCCCCGGCGGCGTCGGGAAGACGGAGCTGGCGCTGGCCGCCGCGGACCGGTTCTCCGGCGCGGACACCACGGTCGTGGTCGTCGACCTGACCACCGTGCAGCGCGATGCCGCCGTACCGTCGGCCATCCTCGACGCATTCGGAACCGCCCCCGGTACGTCGGACCTCGACGACGTACTGTCCGGCCGCCGTCCTGGCGACCTGGTCATCGTCGAGGACAACGCGGAACACGTGCTCGACGGTGTCGCCAAGGTCGCGAACCGGATGGTGCGGAGCTTCCCGGGTATCGGCGTGCTGGTCACGTCGCGGATCCCGCTCGGGCTGCCGGACGAAGTGGTACGCCGCGTGCAGGTGCTCGGCGTACCGGCGAACGACGAGGACTTCGAGGAGATCGCGGCGTCGCCGGCGGTGGAGATGTTCACCCGGCGGGTGACGCGCGTGCGTCCGGACTTCGAGCTGACCCCTGCGAACGCGCCGACGGTTGCGCGGCTCTGCCGGCGGCTGGACGGGCTGCCACTCGCGCTGGAGTTGGCGGCCGCGCGGGCCGGGTCGTTGTCGGTGGAGACGATCCTGGCCGCGCTGGACGACCGCTTCCGGTTGCTGTCCGGCCCGCGGCGCTTCGGTGCACCCCATCAGCGCACGCTGGCCGACACGATCGCATGGAGCGTCGACGGGCTGTCGGACCCGGCGCGGCAGTTGCTGTACCGGACGTCGGTGCTCGGATCGCCGTTCACGCTGGAGGCCGTGGCGGGAGTCTGTACGGGTACGCCGATCCACGAGCTCGACGTACCGATGCTGCTGGCCGAACTGGTGGAGAAGTCGCTGCTGCAGCCGGTTCACGAGTTCGAGCAGCTCTACGGCGCGCGGTACAAGCTGCTGGAGACGATCCGGGAGCACGCGTACGGAGGGTTGTCGTCGCAGGGGGACGACCTGACCGAGTTCCGCGACCGGGCCGTCGAGTGGTGTACGACGTACGTGTCCGGGCTGGAGGGCGCGTGGTCGTCGCCGGACCGCGATCGGCGGTACCGGGCAGCGCATGCGAACTCGGCACTCTTCGAGGTGGCGCTGGAGCGGGCCGCGGAGCTGGGGGAGTGGGACGCGGCGGCGCGCATCGTGCTCGGGTTCCGGATCGCCTGGCAGTACCAGGCGAGCGTGGCCGAGAGCGGGATCCGTTGGGCGACGTTGTGCGCTTCCAACGTCTCCGACGAGGAGACGAGCGGACGGCTGCTCGCGATCGCCGGGCGGCTGTCCAGTCTGACCGGTGACATCCACGGTGCTCGACGGCATTACGAAGAGGCGCGCAAGCTCATCCCTGGAGAGACGGAGATGGGCCTGGTCGCTCGGGGCGGCTGGGTGTCATCGGGCTCGCACCTGCTCGATACGCAGAGCCTGGCCGAGATCCCGGCGCTCGTTGAGGACGCACGCAAGCACGGCGATCTGCAGCGGTCAGCGACGGTACAGGCGACCTGTGGGCTCGCTCTGCTTCGTTGGGGTCGTTTGGAGGAAGCGCGTGAGCTGCTGCTCGCTTGGGAGGCCGCCCTGGTGAACCCGGGCGTCTACCCGGACGAGATCGCGTACATGGCGCTCAGCCGGGTCGATCTGGAGCTGGGGAACCTGGCCGGCGCCCGTCATTGGGCCTTGCTCGCCCGGGACAGCCAGGCCTCCGACGACCCGGAGCGTACGAAGGTCGCCGGCTGCCTCGCCATGGTCGAGTTCCACGACGGCCAGTACGACGAAGCGCGCGAACTGCTCGACCAGGCCGACGCGGACATCCGCGGCCACCGTGGGTACTTCGACTACCTGGTGATGCTCTACCGGTCACGGCTGGCCCGTGCAGCCGGTGAGGTGGAGCAGGCCCGTCTGGCCGTACTGGACGCGCTGAACCGGCTCCTGCTCGAAGGGCGGGTCGTGTACCTGCTCGAAGTACTGCCGGAACCCGTGGCGGTGCTGCACGCTCTCGGGCGCTCCGAGGCCGGGGATGCGATCTGTGGGGATCTCCTGTCGTGGCAGCGCACGATGGACCCGCCGATGCTGCCGACGGCATGGGCCGTGCTGCAGGAGTCGTGCCAGAGCGCCACGGCCTCCGACGGGTGGCCGCAGCCTGATCCGGCGGCCGCCGTGCAGCGGCTGGCCAACGACGTACTCGCCGCGCTTTCCTGA
- a CDS encoding DegV family protein, translated as MAARVQVVTDSTAGLSTHELLRLPLTVVPLQVVIGGTSYDDGATSADAVAEALKTFTPVSTSRPAPQTFADTYAQCAEDGAEAVVSIHLSGDMSGTFEAAMIGAKESPIPVRVVDSRSLGMGLGFPALAAAAAAAAGEDAPAVEAAARARMKTISSYFYVDTLEYLRRGGRIGAAQALFGTALAVKPLLTINGGRIVPLEKVRTSTRAIARLADIAIQRAGDTPVELAVHHLSNLEKAQTLADTLTTRLPQTKSIVLREVGAVIGAHVGPGLLAVVVSPL; from the coding sequence ATGGCAGCCCGCGTGCAGGTCGTCACCGACTCCACGGCCGGTCTGTCCACGCACGAGCTCCTCCGCCTCCCGCTCACCGTCGTACCGCTGCAGGTGGTGATCGGCGGTACGTCGTACGACGACGGCGCCACCTCCGCGGACGCGGTCGCGGAGGCGCTGAAGACGTTCACACCGGTCTCCACCAGCCGGCCGGCGCCACAGACCTTCGCCGACACGTACGCCCAGTGCGCCGAGGACGGCGCGGAGGCAGTGGTCTCGATCCACCTCTCCGGGGACATGTCCGGCACCTTCGAAGCCGCGATGATCGGCGCCAAGGAGTCCCCGATCCCGGTCCGGGTCGTCGACTCCCGCTCACTCGGCATGGGCCTCGGTTTCCCGGCCCTTGCCGCCGCCGCCGCAGCTGCCGCCGGAGAGGACGCCCCGGCCGTCGAAGCCGCAGCCCGAGCCCGGATGAAGACGATCTCGTCGTACTTCTACGTCGACACCCTCGAATACCTCCGCCGAGGCGGCCGAATCGGCGCCGCCCAGGCTCTCTTCGGCACCGCCCTGGCCGTCAAGCCCCTGCTCACCATCAACGGCGGCCGAATCGTCCCCCTGGAAAAGGTCCGCACCTCGACCCGAGCCATCGCCCGCCTGGCCGACATAGCCATCCAAAGAGCCGGCGACACCCCCGTAGAACTAGCAGTCCACCACCTCTCCAACCTGGAAAAAGCCCAAACCCTAGCCGACACCCTCACCACCCGCCTCCCCCAAACCAAGTCGATAGTCCTCCGAGAAGTAGGCGCCGTAATAGGAGCCCACGTAGGCCCCGGCCTCCTAGCCGTAGTAGTAAGCCCCCTCTAA
- a CDS encoding ComEA family DNA-binding protein, which translates to MNLNTATLDQLDALPGVGPVLAQRILDYRTQNGPFTTIDQLQEVPGVGPKKFDSLKSHVTL; encoded by the coding sequence GTGAACCTCAACACCGCCACCCTCGACCAACTGGACGCCCTCCCCGGTGTAGGCCCAGTGCTAGCCCAACGCATCCTCGACTACCGCACCCAGAACGGCCCCTTCACCACCATCGACCAACTCCAGGAGGTCCCCGGCGTAGGCCCCAAAAAGTTCGACTCCCTCAAATCCCATGTCACCCTCTGA
- a CDS encoding ComEC/Rec2 family competence protein, with protein sequence MRTPVLVIGNAKWQTVRYGQHIEANGRLDRADSGGEVGAMLSTRSPPRAVDEPPWWLRAAERVRAGLRESVAHEPEDVRGLVPALVMGDVSGVSADLNADFRTTGLTHLSAVSGTNLTLLLAFVLPLARGIGVRARGLTVVGVLTVVVFVVLARPQPSVLRAAAMGLIALAAMTSGGGQRRAVRSLSVAVIVLLLLDTSLARSAGFALSVLATAGIVLLGPDWRDALARWLPRWLADAISCPLAAQLACTPIVAWLSGQVSLVAVAANLLAGPTVGPTTILGFVAAGAALVSTGLAQFVGWIAGWPARWIILVAREGADLPGAANAWPATVIGVAVLTLMCIALVVGLHRILARPIAMVLAVVALAVVVLRPVGSFGWPPGDWVFVVCDVGQGDGLVLRAGDGTAVVVDTGPDPAAMDRCLKELGVKYIPVVVLSHFHADHVGGLAGVLNGRKVGEIEVTPYFSPRAEYARVVELAAQHRVPVRTVAFHEQRAVGQVSWTTLWPATVPALPPPGTSSATSTDEGSPENNASIAMMVEVAGLRILLTGDLEPESQRAVLATGVDLHADVLKVPHHGSAQQDPAFIAAANARLAVISAGRDNDYGHPAPRTLDLLSHDTVRTATTNVSGALVITNTNNHLSLTTRAEEVVG encoded by the coding sequence GTGCGTACCCCGGTGCTCGTGATCGGGAACGCGAAGTGGCAGACAGTCAGGTACGGCCAGCACATCGAGGCGAACGGGAGGCTTGATCGGGCTGATTCTGGTGGTGAGGTTGGTGCGATGCTGTCGACGCGTTCGCCGCCGCGGGCAGTGGACGAGCCGCCGTGGTGGTTGCGGGCGGCCGAGCGTGTGCGGGCCGGGCTTCGGGAATCGGTGGCTCACGAGCCTGAAGACGTACGCGGACTCGTACCGGCGCTGGTGATGGGTGACGTCTCCGGTGTCTCGGCCGACTTGAACGCGGACTTCCGCACCACAGGGCTTACACATCTGTCCGCGGTGTCCGGTACGAACCTGACGCTGCTGCTCGCGTTCGTGCTCCCGCTGGCGCGCGGGATCGGCGTACGCGCACGCGGTTTGACCGTGGTCGGTGTGCTGACTGTCGTCGTGTTCGTCGTACTCGCCCGACCGCAGCCGAGTGTGCTGCGTGCGGCTGCGATGGGTCTGATCGCCTTGGCCGCCATGACAAGCGGAGGAGGGCAGCGTCGCGCCGTACGCAGTCTGTCGGTTGCGGTGATCGTCCTGCTGCTGCTCGACACGTCGCTCGCGCGCTCGGCCGGGTTCGCGTTGTCGGTGCTCGCGACTGCTGGGATCGTGCTGCTCGGACCAGACTGGCGGGATGCCTTGGCGCGTTGGCTTCCGCGGTGGCTGGCGGACGCGATCTCGTGCCCGCTCGCGGCTCAGCTTGCGTGTACGCCGATCGTCGCGTGGCTCTCGGGTCAAGTGTCGCTGGTCGCCGTTGCTGCCAATCTGTTGGCAGGTCCAACAGTTGGCCCGACGACAATCCTCGGGTTCGTCGCGGCTGGGGCCGCGTTGGTGAGTACGGGACTGGCGCAGTTCGTCGGTTGGATTGCTGGGTGGCCTGCGCGCTGGATCATCCTGGTCGCTCGCGAAGGCGCCGACCTGCCCGGTGCGGCGAACGCCTGGCCCGCAACGGTGATCGGCGTCGCAGTACTGACGTTGATGTGCATCGCGCTGGTCGTCGGCCTGCACCGCATCCTGGCCCGCCCGATCGCGATGGTTCTCGCGGTGGTTGCGCTGGCGGTCGTCGTACTGCGGCCCGTCGGGTCGTTCGGGTGGCCACCGGGCGACTGGGTGTTCGTGGTGTGTGACGTCGGGCAGGGCGACGGGTTGGTGTTGCGGGCGGGCGACGGTACGGCGGTTGTGGTCGACACCGGGCCGGATCCGGCGGCGATGGATCGGTGTCTCAAAGAGCTGGGGGTGAAGTACATCCCGGTGGTCGTACTGAGTCATTTCCACGCGGATCACGTCGGCGGGCTCGCCGGGGTCCTGAACGGGAGGAAGGTGGGTGAGATCGAAGTGACGCCGTACTTCTCGCCGCGGGCAGAGTACGCGCGGGTGGTTGAGCTCGCGGCGCAACATCGGGTGCCGGTGCGTACGGTCGCGTTTCACGAACAGCGGGCTGTTGGGCAGGTGAGTTGGACGACGTTGTGGCCGGCGACCGTACCGGCGCTGCCTCCGCCGGGTACGTCGTCGGCGACGTCTACGGACGAGGGATCGCCGGAGAACAACGCCAGCATCGCGATGATGGTCGAAGTCGCCGGCCTGCGGATCCTGCTCACCGGAGACCTGGAGCCCGAGTCGCAGCGGGCCGTGCTGGCGACCGGTGTCGATCTGCACGCCGATGTGCTGAAGGTGCCACACCACGGATCCGCCCAACAGGATCCCGCGTTCATCGCAGCGGCGAACGCGCGCCTGGCTGTCATCTCCGCGGGCCGCGACAACGACTACGGCCACCCGGCCCCGCGGACGCTCGACCTGTTGTCCCACGACACCGTCCGAACTGCCACCACCAACGTCAGCGGAGCCCTCGTGATCACCAACACCAACAACCACCTCTCCCTCACGACCCGAGCCGAGGAGGTGGTGGGCTAG
- a CDS encoding isochorismatase family protein → MTVDALVVVDVQTAFVSGPDPVPGAAQLVERIGELLDRARAANAIVVHLQNDGPPGADDEPGTPGWELYLPVKPGPREHVIRKPRDDGFDATPLGEVLVSAGVRSLAICGLMSEMCVHATAKTALARGYRVVLPYDAHGTYDIPAVPGVSEAIPAHIASRVAAWSLGNQPANTIPTSSVTF, encoded by the coding sequence ATGACCGTCGACGCCTTGGTAGTTGTGGACGTACAGACCGCGTTCGTCTCCGGTCCTGACCCGGTGCCAGGCGCCGCTCAGCTTGTCGAACGGATCGGCGAACTGCTCGACCGCGCACGAGCAGCGAACGCGATCGTCGTACACCTGCAGAACGACGGCCCACCCGGCGCCGACGACGAGCCCGGTACGCCTGGTTGGGAGTTGTACCTGCCTGTGAAGCCCGGCCCGCGGGAACACGTGATCCGCAAACCGCGCGACGACGGCTTCGACGCCACTCCGCTCGGGGAGGTACTGGTGTCCGCCGGCGTGCGGTCGCTGGCGATCTGCGGGTTGATGTCGGAGATGTGCGTGCATGCCACGGCCAAGACCGCACTGGCCCGCGGCTACCGCGTCGTACTCCCGTACGACGCTCACGGCACCTACGACATCCCCGCCGTACCTGGCGTGTCAGAAGCAATCCCAGCTCACATCGCCTCCCGCGTAGCCGCCTGGTCCCTCGGCAACCAACCCGCCAACACAATCCCCACCTCAAGCGTCACCTTCTAG
- the holA gene encoding DNA polymerase III subunit delta — MAARKGSAPKLGDVLLVTGTESFLADRAVRSAIAAVSKTSADVEVTELEASALDIGVFAELTGPSLFATERVLVLRALENLPSEMAPHLIEYAGASADDVLVVLVHSGGQKGKAVLDKLRKASVNEVVATAPKAWELPQFVAGEIRLLGGSVDEGAASALVDAVGHDLRALAGACSQLVSDSGGQAVTAQLIGQYFGGRAEVTSFAVADAAIAGRTEPALEQLRWALDCGVAPVLVTSAMAGGLRGLAKYASAASGMRDADLAREVGVPPWKLKQLKQQARGWTPGGLAAAIKAVAQADADVKGASGDAGYALERMVLTVTRSHGRR; from the coding sequence GTGGCTGCTCGTAAAGGTTCTGCGCCGAAGCTCGGTGATGTCCTGCTGGTGACCGGGACCGAGTCGTTCCTGGCGGATCGGGCGGTGCGGTCGGCGATCGCGGCGGTCTCGAAGACCAGTGCGGACGTGGAGGTGACGGAGCTCGAGGCGTCGGCGCTCGACATCGGTGTGTTCGCGGAGCTGACCGGGCCATCGCTGTTCGCGACCGAACGGGTGCTGGTGCTGCGCGCGCTGGAGAACCTGCCGAGCGAGATGGCGCCACATCTGATCGAGTACGCCGGTGCCTCGGCGGACGACGTACTCGTGGTGCTCGTGCACTCCGGTGGGCAGAAGGGTAAGGCAGTCCTCGACAAGTTGCGGAAGGCATCCGTCAACGAGGTGGTCGCGACGGCGCCGAAGGCGTGGGAGTTGCCGCAGTTCGTGGCCGGGGAGATCCGGTTGCTCGGCGGGTCTGTGGACGAAGGCGCGGCATCGGCGCTGGTCGATGCGGTCGGACATGATCTGCGGGCGTTGGCGGGGGCGTGTTCGCAGTTGGTGTCGGATTCCGGTGGGCAGGCGGTGACTGCTCAGCTCATCGGGCAGTACTTCGGTGGTCGTGCGGAGGTGACGAGCTTCGCGGTGGCGGATGCCGCGATCGCGGGGCGGACCGAGCCGGCGCTGGAGCAGTTGCGGTGGGCGCTGGACTGCGGGGTCGCGCCGGTGCTGGTGACGAGCGCGATGGCGGGTGGGTTGCGCGGGCTGGCGAAGTACGCGAGCGCGGCGAGCGGGATGCGGGACGCGGATCTGGCGCGCGAGGTCGGCGTACCGCCGTGGAAGCTGAAGCAGCTGAAGCAGCAGGCGCGGGGGTGGACCCCGGGCGGTCTCGCTGCGGCGATCAAGGCGGTCGCCCAGGCCGACGCCGACGTCAAAGGCGCCTCCGGCGACGCCGGCTACGCCCTCGAACGGATGGTCCTAACAGTCACCCGCTCCCACGGCCGCCGCTGA
- the rpsT gene encoding 30S ribosomal protein S20 translates to MANIKSQIKRNRQNEAARLRNKSVKSTLKTAVRRFHEAVEAGEAEKANETARKAGRLLDKAVSKGVIHANQAANRKSAIFKKAASL, encoded by the coding sequence GTGGCGAACATCAAGTCCCAGATCAAGCGCAACCGCCAGAACGAGGCTGCGCGACTTCGCAACAAGTCCGTGAAGTCGACCCTCAAGACGGCTGTTCGTCGCTTCCACGAGGCCGTCGAGGCCGGCGAGGCCGAGAAGGCCAACGAGACCGCCCGCAAGGCCGGCCGCCTGCTCGACAAGGCCGTCAGCAAGGGCGTCATCCACGCCAACCAGGCCGCCAACCGCAAGTCAGCCATCTTCAAGAAGGCCGCCTCCCTCTAG
- a CDS encoding S8 family serine peptidase, which yields MTRKRPAIIAATALIAACAGVPVLVNSAHASQASAQPDAQPAGQQAAQPGSQPAGAEVKRSTTGSYIVQLDDSPVAEYDGDIAGLAATKVVPGAKLLKTAAPVVDYVKHLANERNQVLAKVPGITKLYDYNYTYAGFSAEMSYDDAVKLAKSSGVKSVEPSEIQHADTVDTPRFLGLSGKGGAWQQAGGIDQAGDGVIIGMIDSGFVPERPSFAPMKTTKQSDAIVAKKWKGTCQAGEEAPVTCNNKVIGARYFDKGIGNRPIPEEFKSPRDYGGHGTHTASTAAGNYGVDMTVMGRDYGKGSGMAPHARLAIYKALWAVDATGGGSGTDADIVAAIDAAVSDGVDVINYSISGSGSTYVNATGLAFLRAAKAGVFVATSAGNTGPGDATVGKTYPWVTSVANGTHDRDIQTTVTFGNGKSYTGAGIGAGTPQAPVVLAKDAGLPNADPANLTLCQAGTLDPAKVTGKIVVCDRGVNARVDKSLQVKSAGGIGMILLNITPGTLDADLHSVPTVHLDNTKAPEVKAYVSGTANPTATIGAGTPVRVNAPMVASSSSRGPSPAGNGDLLKPDIMAPGTNVLAATTAFSAAGGEYAFMSGTSMATPHIAGIAAVLKGKHPTWSPMAIKSAMMTTATDKDTSGKPIQNDSGSPATPFGYGAGEVQPKYGMDPGLVYDSTYTDWTKFVCGSGQVPSTHELCANGTIDLSDLNYPTIAIGDLAGRQTVTRTVTNVGTRPEVYFPTVEGAKGLKVTVTPKLLVTFPGRSATYKVTIENNGAPLEQYSFGKLVWKSAKHSVASTLAIKPLTVKAPVQVNGTGTAGSVQVPITSGYAGTLNTTALGLTPATVNEAALKNPGGVSFPTTAPKANDHVAKFTANIPVGSTYARFSTFDADYPAGTDLDVFVYKAGTTTLLGSSTGGSAEEEVNLPQPAGGPVDVYVDLYAGANSQQVKLNHWELQKGAGSLTVTPATQQVQVAAETSVTASWTGLTANTRYLGQLQFTDGADGSGNTVVRVDS from the coding sequence GTGACCCGCAAGCGACCGGCGATCATCGCCGCGACCGCACTGATCGCCGCGTGTGCCGGCGTACCGGTGCTGGTGAACTCCGCGCACGCCAGCCAAGCGTCCGCACAACCGGACGCACAACCGGCCGGCCAGCAGGCCGCACAACCGGGCAGCCAGCCGGCCGGCGCCGAGGTGAAACGCTCCACCACCGGGTCGTACATCGTGCAGCTCGATGACTCGCCTGTTGCGGAGTACGACGGCGACATCGCCGGGCTCGCCGCGACGAAGGTGGTGCCTGGCGCGAAGCTGCTGAAGACCGCGGCGCCCGTGGTCGACTACGTCAAGCACCTCGCGAACGAGCGCAACCAGGTGCTGGCCAAGGTTCCCGGCATCACCAAGCTGTACGACTACAACTACACCTACGCCGGCTTCTCGGCCGAGATGTCGTACGACGACGCGGTCAAGCTGGCCAAGTCGTCGGGCGTGAAGAGCGTCGAGCCGAGCGAGATCCAGCACGCCGACACCGTCGACACGCCGCGCTTCCTGGGGCTGTCCGGCAAGGGCGGCGCCTGGCAGCAGGCGGGCGGTATCGACCAGGCAGGCGACGGCGTGATCATCGGCATGATCGACTCCGGCTTTGTCCCGGAGCGGCCCAGTTTCGCGCCGATGAAGACCACCAAGCAGTCCGACGCGATCGTCGCGAAGAAGTGGAAGGGCACCTGCCAGGCCGGCGAGGAGGCGCCCGTCACCTGCAACAACAAGGTGATCGGTGCCCGGTACTTCGACAAGGGCATCGGCAACCGCCCGATCCCCGAGGAATTCAAGTCGCCGCGCGACTACGGCGGCCACGGCACCCACACCGCGAGTACGGCGGCCGGCAACTACGGCGTCGACATGACCGTGATGGGCCGCGACTACGGCAAGGGTTCCGGGATGGCGCCGCACGCCCGGCTGGCGATCTACAAGGCGCTGTGGGCGGTCGACGCGACCGGCGGCGGCAGCGGTACCGACGCCGACATCGTCGCGGCGATCGACGCCGCGGTCTCGGACGGTGTCGACGTGATCAACTACTCGATCTCCGGCAGCGGGTCGACGTACGTGAACGCCACCGGCCTCGCGTTCCTGCGGGCGGCGAAGGCGGGCGTGTTCGTCGCGACCAGCGCCGGCAACACGGGTCCGGGTGACGCGACCGTCGGCAAGACGTACCCGTGGGTCACGTCGGTTGCCAACGGCACCCATGACCGCGACATTCAGACCACGGTGACGTTCGGCAACGGCAAGTCGTACACCGGCGCGGGCATCGGCGCCGGTACGCCGCAAGCACCGGTCGTGCTGGCCAAGGACGCGGGCCTGCCCAACGCCGACCCGGCCAACCTCACGCTCTGCCAGGCCGGCACGCTCGACCCGGCCAAGGTGACCGGCAAGATCGTGGTCTGTGACCGCGGTGTGAACGCCCGCGTCGACAAGAGCCTGCAGGTGAAGAGCGCCGGCGGGATCGGCATGATCCTGCTCAACATCACCCCGGGCACCCTCGACGCCGACCTGCACTCGGTCCCGACCGTCCATCTGGACAACACCAAGGCGCCGGAGGTCAAGGCGTACGTCAGCGGCACCGCGAACCCGACCGCCACGATCGGTGCCGGGACACCGGTCCGCGTGAACGCTCCGATGGTCGCGAGCTCGTCGAGCCGCGGCCCGTCCCCGGCCGGCAACGGCGACCTGCTCAAGCCCGACATCATGGCGCCGGGCACGAACGTGCTGGCCGCCACGACCGCGTTCAGCGCGGCCGGTGGCGAGTACGCGTTCATGAGCGGTACGTCGATGGCCACGCCGCACATCGCCGGCATCGCGGCGGTGCTGAAGGGCAAGCACCCGACCTGGTCCCCGATGGCCATCAAGTCCGCGATGATGACGACCGCGACCGACAAGGACACCAGCGGCAAGCCGATCCAGAACGACAGCGGTTCGCCGGCCACCCCGTTCGGGTACGGCGCCGGCGAGGTGCAGCCGAAGTACGGGATGGATCCCGGCCTGGTCTACGACTCGACCTACACGGACTGGACGAAGTTCGTCTGCGGTTCCGGCCAGGTGCCGAGCACCCACGAACTGTGCGCCAACGGCACGATCGACCTGAGCGACCTCAACTACCCGACGATCGCGATCGGCGACCTGGCCGGCCGGCAGACCGTGACCCGGACCGTGACGAACGTGGGTACGCGACCCGAGGTGTACTTCCCGACCGTCGAGGGTGCGAAGGGCCTCAAGGTGACCGTCACGCCGAAGCTGCTCGTCACGTTCCCGGGCCGCAGTGCGACGTACAAGGTGACGATCGAGAACAACGGCGCCCCGCTCGAGCAGTACTCGTTCGGCAAGCTGGTCTGGAAGTCGGCGAAGCACTCGGTCGCCAGCACGCTCGCGATCAAGCCGCTCACGGTGAAGGCACCGGTCCAGGTCAACGGCACCGGTACGGCGGGCTCCGTGCAGGTCCCGATCACCTCCGGGTACGCCGGGACGCTCAACACCACTGCCCTGGGTCTCACCCCGGCGACCGTGAACGAAGCGGCGCTGAAGAACCCGGGTGGCGTGTCGTTCCCGACGACCGCGCCGAAGGCGAACGACCACGTCGCGAAGTTCACCGCGAACATCCCGGTGGGCTCGACGTACGCCAGGTTCTCCACGTTCGACGCGGACTACCCGGCCGGCACCGACCTGGACGTGTTCGTCTACAAGGCTGGAACGACGACCCTGCTCGGTAGCAGCACGGGTGGCTCCGCCGAGGAAGAGGTGAACCTGCCGCAGCCCGCGGGCGGTCCGGTGGACGTCTACGTCGACCTGTACGCCGGGGCGAACTCGCAGCAGGTCAAGCTGAACCACTGGGAGCTGCAGAAGGGCGCGGGCAGTCTGACGGTCACTCCTGCGACCCAGCAGGTGCAGGTAGCAGCCGAAACGAGCGTCACGGCCAGCTGGACCGGCCTGACCGCCAACACCCGGTACCTGGGCCAGCTGCAGTTCACCGACGGCGCAGACGGCTCCGGCAACACCGTCGTACGCGTAGACAGCTGA